The following proteins are co-located in the Streptomyces bottropensis ATCC 25435 genome:
- the trmD gene encoding tRNA (guanosine(37)-N1)-methyltransferase TrmD, with the protein MRLDVVTIFPDYLEPLNVSLVGKARARGQLNVHVHDLREWTYDRHNTVDDTPYGGGPGMVMKTDPWGDALDSVLADGYEAGHGEPALIVPTPSGRPFTQALAVELSERPWLVFTPARYEGIDRRVIDEYATRMPVYEVSIGDYVLAGGEAAVLVVTEAVARLLPGVLGNAESHRDDSFAPGPMASLLEGPVYTKPPEWRGRDIPDVLLSGHHGKIARWRRDEALKRTAANRPDLIERCDPKAFDKKDREMLSILGWAPDPAGESHGRFWRRPEGVEE; encoded by the coding sequence ATGAGGCTCGACGTCGTCACGATCTTCCCCGACTACCTCGAACCCCTGAACGTCTCCCTCGTCGGCAAGGCACGCGCGCGTGGACAGCTGAACGTGCACGTCCACGACCTGCGGGAATGGACGTACGACCGGCACAACACGGTCGACGACACCCCCTACGGCGGCGGTCCCGGCATGGTCATGAAGACCGACCCCTGGGGCGACGCCCTGGACTCGGTCCTCGCCGACGGCTACGAAGCCGGGCACGGTGAGCCCGCCCTCATCGTCCCCACCCCCAGCGGCCGCCCCTTCACCCAGGCACTCGCCGTCGAGCTCTCCGAGCGCCCCTGGCTGGTCTTCACGCCGGCGCGCTACGAGGGCATCGACCGGCGCGTGATCGACGAGTACGCGACCCGGATGCCCGTGTACGAGGTGTCCATCGGCGACTACGTGCTCGCCGGCGGCGAAGCGGCCGTGCTCGTCGTCACCGAGGCGGTGGCGCGGCTGCTGCCCGGCGTCCTCGGCAACGCCGAGTCCCACCGGGACGACTCCTTCGCGCCCGGCCCCATGGCCAGCCTCCTGGAGGGGCCGGTCTACACGAAGCCCCCCGAGTGGCGCGGCCGTGACATCCCCGACGTGCTGCTCAGCGGCCACCACGGCAAGATCGCGCGCTGGCGGCGCGACGAGGCACTGAAGCGAACCGCGGCCAACAGGCCCGACCTGATCGAGCGTTGCGACCCCAAGGCCTTCGACAAGAAGGACCGCGAGATGCTCTCCATCCTGGGCTGGGCCCCGGATCCGGCAGGGGAGTCGCACGGCCGATTTTGGCGACGGCCCGAGGGCGTGGAAGAATAG
- the rpsP gene encoding 30S ribosomal protein S16: protein MAVKIKLKRLGKIRSPHYRIVVADSRTRRDGRAIEEIGKYHPTYHPSVIEVDEDRVAYWLGVGAQPTEPVLAILKKTGDWQKFKGEPAPAPLLVAQPKSARPSFEALGGEDEGKGDAITQKKKAEKKDEAAAESESTEA from the coding sequence GTGGCAGTCAAGATCAAGCTGAAGCGTCTGGGCAAGATCCGTTCGCCTCACTACCGCATCGTCGTCGCCGACTCCCGCACCCGCCGTGACGGCCGTGCGATCGAGGAGATCGGCAAGTACCACCCGACGTACCACCCGTCCGTCATCGAGGTCGACGAGGACCGCGTCGCGTACTGGCTGGGTGTCGGCGCGCAGCCGACCGAGCCCGTGCTCGCCATCCTGAAGAAGACCGGCGACTGGCAGAAGTTCAAGGGCGAGCCCGCTCCGGCGCCGCTCCTCGTGGCTCAGCCGAAGTCCGCGCGCCCGTCGTTCGAGGCCCTGGGCGGCGAGGACGAGGGCAAGGGTGACGCGATCACCCAGAAGAAGAAGGCCGAGAAGAAGGACGAGGCTGCCGCCGAGTCCGAGTCGACCGAGGCCTGA
- the lepB gene encoding signal peptidase I: protein MGNRGRPRGAAPTTAAENLLPTGLRRSGGAARPSRVERRRLARKIKRRRRRSAVKEIPLLVGVAVLIALVLKTFLVQAFVIPSGSMEQTIQIGDRVLVDKLTPWFGSEPTRGDVVVFKDPGGWLEDEQTTASGEDPVVIKQIKEGLQFIGLLPSDDEQDLIKRVVAVGGDTVKCCDTQGRVTVNGMPLDETAYIHPGNQPSTQQFQVTVPQGRLWVMGDHRENSADSRAHQNDDSKTAQFGGTVPQDAVVGRAVVIAWPVGHWGQLEEPDTFSAVPGGSATALGASHRVASADRNGLIPLPTPAELPLVMGVVGLHRLWRGRRYGVRSGCGGFGGRRTVRTRWFRRSAGAIRRGGFPGRGERGGRRGFRGFRRLRE from the coding sequence ATGGGTAACCGGGGCAGGCCCCGCGGTGCCGCTCCCACCACCGCCGCCGAGAACCTGCTGCCCACGGGTCTGCGGCGGTCCGGCGGGGCCGCCCGGCCGAGCCGGGTGGAGCGGCGCAGGCTCGCCCGCAAGATCAAGCGGCGCAGGCGTCGTTCGGCGGTCAAGGAGATCCCGCTCCTCGTCGGCGTCGCCGTCCTCATAGCCCTGGTCCTGAAGACCTTCCTCGTCCAGGCGTTCGTGATCCCGTCGGGATCCATGGAGCAGACGATCCAGATCGGCGACCGCGTCCTGGTCGACAAGCTCACGCCCTGGTTCGGCTCCGAGCCCACCCGAGGTGACGTCGTCGTCTTCAAGGACCCGGGCGGCTGGCTGGAGGACGAGCAGACCACCGCGTCCGGCGAGGACCCCGTCGTCATCAAGCAGATCAAGGAAGGCCTGCAGTTCATCGGACTCCTTCCGTCCGACGACGAGCAGGACCTGATCAAGCGGGTCGTCGCGGTCGGCGGCGACACCGTCAAGTGCTGCGACACCCAGGGACGCGTCACGGTCAACGGCATGCCGCTGGACGAGACGGCGTACATCCACCCCGGCAACCAGCCCTCGACACAGCAGTTCCAGGTGACCGTGCCCCAGGGCCGGCTGTGGGTGATGGGCGACCACCGGGAGAACTCCGCGGACTCGCGCGCCCACCAGAACGACGATTCGAAAACGGCGCAGTTCGGCGGTACGGTCCCCCAGGACGCCGTCGTGGGCCGTGCCGTGGTCATCGCCTGGCCGGTCGGCCACTGGGGGCAGTTGGAGGAGCCGGACACGTTCTCGGCCGTGCCGGGCGGGTCGGCCACCGCCCTCGGCGCTTCGCATAGGGTGGCGTCCGCGGATCGAAACGGATTGATCCCTCTCCCGACCCCTGCGGAACTCCCGCTCGTTATGGGAGTGGTGGGCCTGCACCGGCTGTGGCGCGGGCGGCGGTACGGAGTGAGGAGTGGATGTGGGGGATTTGGCGGTCGGCGCACGGTCCGGACACGGTGGTTCCGAAGATCGGCCGGAGCGATCCGACGAGGCGGCTTCCCCGGCCGCGGAGAACGTGGAGGGCGCCGTGGGTTCCGAGGGTTCCGCCGACTCCGGGAATGA
- the lepB gene encoding signal peptidase I: protein MDTDAQQHMERDRSPRSSRDEVSEETSDTGRPEERSRFAWVDRTTALVPGGRYTLTVLICLLFLALFSNFVMQPFQIPSSSMADSLRIGDRVLVNKLAYRFGSDPQRGDVVVFDGTGYFGNADYVKRVVGVGGDRVVCCDQEGRLEVNGRWVDESSFLYPGDSPSNVPFDVVVPEGRLFLLGDHRSDSSDSRDHLGSPGGGMVPLDSVIGRADWIAWPAGHWTRLDRPGAYARVPAAGGAHG from the coding sequence ATGGACACCGACGCACAGCAGCACATGGAGCGCGACCGTTCCCCTCGCTCTTCCCGCGACGAGGTCTCCGAGGAGACCTCCGACACAGGAAGGCCTGAGGAGCGGTCGCGTTTCGCATGGGTGGACCGGACCACGGCCCTGGTGCCGGGCGGGAGATACACCCTGACCGTGCTGATCTGCCTGCTTTTTCTGGCGCTGTTCAGCAACTTCGTGATGCAGCCCTTCCAGATTCCCAGCAGCTCCATGGCCGACTCATTGAGGATCGGGGACCGCGTTCTCGTAAATAAGTTGGCGTACCGTTTCGGATCTGATCCGCAGCGCGGTGACGTCGTCGTGTTCGACGGCACCGGCTACTTCGGGAACGCCGACTACGTCAAGCGCGTTGTCGGCGTGGGGGGAGACCGGGTGGTCTGCTGCGACCAGGAGGGGAGGCTTGAGGTGAACGGCCGGTGGGTCGACGAGTCGTCGTTTCTGTACCCGGGCGACAGCCCGTCGAACGTACCCTTCGACGTGGTCGTCCCCGAGGGCAGACTGTTCCTCCTCGGCGACCACCGCAGTGACTCCAGCGATTCCCGCGACCACCTGGGTTCGCCCGGCGGCGGCATGGTCCCCCTCGACTCCGTGATCGGCAGGGCCGACTGGATCGCCTGGCCCGCCGGCCACTGGACGCGTCTGGACCGTCCGGGCGCCTACGCGCGGGTGCCCGCCGCCGGTGGTGCGCATGGGTAA
- a CDS encoding RNA-binding protein, producing the protein MLEEALEHLVKGIVDNPDDVQVASRDLRRGRVLEVRVHPDDLGKVIGRNGRTARALRTVVGAIGGRGVRVDLVDVDHVR; encoded by the coding sequence ATGCTCGAGGAGGCTCTCGAGCACCTCGTCAAGGGCATCGTCGACAACCCCGACGACGTGCAGGTCGCTTCCCGCGACCTGCGCCGCGGACGCGTGCTCGAGGTCCGGGTTCACCCCGACGACCTCGGCAAGGTGATCGGCCGTAACGGCCGTACCGCCCGCGCCCTGCGTACCGTCGTGGGTGCCATCGGTGGCCGCGGTGTCCGTGTCGACCTGGTCGACGTGGATCACGTCCGCTGA
- the rimM gene encoding ribosome maturation factor RimM (Essential for efficient processing of 16S rRNA), whose amino-acid sequence MQLVVARIGRAHGIKGEVTVEVRTDEPELRLGPGAVLLTDPASTGPLTIETGRVHSGRLLLRFEGVRDRNAAEALRNTLLIAEVDPEELPEEEDEYYDHQLMDLDVVTKDGVAVGRITEISHLPSQDLFIVERPDGSEVMIPFVESIVTEIDLTEQRAVIDPPPGLIDDRAEIASARDAAEESATDDSAGPAGDEA is encoded by the coding sequence GTGCAGCTCGTAGTCGCACGGATCGGCCGCGCCCACGGCATCAAGGGCGAGGTCACCGTCGAGGTCCGCACCGACGAGCCGGAACTCCGGCTCGGCCCCGGCGCCGTCCTGCTCACGGACCCCGCCTCGACGGGCCCGCTCACCATCGAGACCGGCCGGGTCCACAGCGGCCGGCTGCTCCTGCGCTTCGAGGGCGTCCGCGACCGCAACGCCGCCGAGGCCCTGCGCAACACCCTGCTGATCGCGGAGGTGGACCCGGAGGAGCTGCCGGAGGAAGAGGACGAGTACTACGACCACCAGCTGATGGACCTGGACGTGGTCACCAAGGACGGGGTCGCGGTCGGCCGGATCACGGAGATCTCGCACCTGCCCTCCCAGGACCTCTTCATCGTCGAGCGGCCGGACGGCAGCGAGGTGATGATCCCGTTCGTGGAGAGCATCGTCACCGAGATCGACCTGACCGAACAGCGGGCGGTCATCGACCCGCCGCCGGGACTGATCGACGACCGGGCGGAGATCGCGTCCGCCCGGGACGCCGCCGAGGAGTCCGCCACCGACGACTCCGCCGGACCGGCTGGGGACGAGGCCTGA
- the rplS gene encoding 50S ribosomal protein L19, whose amino-acid sequence MSHLLDSVDSASLRSDIPAFRPGDTVNVHVRVIEGNRSRVQQFKGVVIRRQGAGVRETFTVRKVSFSVGVERTFPVHTPIVEKIELVTRGDVRRAKLYYLRELRGKAAKIKEKRDN is encoded by the coding sequence ATGTCTCACCTGCTCGACTCCGTCGACTCCGCGTCGCTGCGCAGCGACATCCCGGCCTTCCGCCCGGGTGACACCGTCAACGTCCACGTGCGCGTCATCGAGGGCAACCGCTCCCGTGTGCAGCAGTTCAAGGGCGTGGTGATCCGTCGCCAGGGCGCCGGTGTCCGCGAGACCTTCACGGTCCGCAAGGTCTCGTTCTCCGTCGGCGTCGAGCGCACCTTCCCGGTGCACACCCCGATCGTCGAGAAGATCGAGCTCGTCACCCGCGGTGACGTCCGTCGCGCGAAGCTGTACTACCTGCGCGAGCTGCGCGGCAAGGCCGCGAAGATCAAGGAGAAGCGCGACAACTGA